In Gimesia panareensis, the genomic window GGTGCCCCGTTTCGAAGCTGTTCAACGCTGAGATTACGCTGGATGTGAACACACTGGATTAATCGGGAATCATTGCGGCAAAACCGGTACGGGAACGTTTCCTTTGACTGCTGCTCGTGGTCGCTACATAATAGGAAGTGGTTTTGTTCCAGTTTTGTTTCTGTTTCGAGAGAGGGCTGACGATGTCCGTACGTCTGTGTTTGGTTACCTTAAGTCTGATCTGTCTGTTGTTGTCGAATGGATTGTCGAATTATGCGGCAGCAGAAGAAAAGCAGACGTTAAACGTGCTGTTTATCGGCAACAGTTACACGGCTCGGCATAACCTGGCCCAGGTGGTGAAGCAGATGGCGGAAGCGGGGAATCCGGGGCTGACCTTTAAGCCGACGACGGTGATTTATGGTGGTCGGCGGATGGTGGATCACTGGAACCTGGGCTCTCAGAATTTTGTGAAACTGCATTCTCTGACGAAAGCGGAAGAGGAACAGACGATTGCCGATCTGAAAAAAGCGGCTGAAGACAAAGAGAACCGTTATGCCCTCGCCGCACTGAAACGACATCAGCAGTTGCTGAAAGAACTGGATCAGCCGCACCCGAAATGGGATGTGGTCATACTCCAGTCTTACCGGGATGATGTGACAGGGGATCCGTCATTGTATGCCCAGTATGCACCGAAGTTCGCAGCCCTGGCGAAGGCACAGGGGGCACGCGTGATTCTGTATGAAACGACCCCCGCCACGCAGAACAAGAATCCCCTGCGGACGGCCCCGGATGCGGAACCAGTGATGAAAAAAGCGAAAGCGATCGCGGCGCTGGCGAAGCAGCTCGATGCGAGTGCCGCTCCGATGTCGCTGGTGGGACTGTATTGTCAGACCGAACGTCCGGATCTGACACTGCGGTTCCTGAACGATGCGCATCTGAATCAGACGATGGCGTACCTGACGGCGTGTGCGATTTATGCGGCCCTGTTTGACAAGAGTCCGGAAGGGCTGCCCGTCGATTCGATTACCGATATCCGTTTCTGGAACAACAAAGAACGGGACAAGGATCGTGACGGTAAACCGATTACGAAAACGTTTTCTGACAAGGACCGTGCTGAATTACAGAGGATTGCCTGGAAAGGTTATCAGAAATTCAAGCAACTCCGCGACGGTAAGACTGCCGACTGAACCGGGCTTGCGCTGCCTCCCTCTATTTGACTTACCTCCATTAAAGGTCTCCCTCCCATGTCGTTTTTGAATCGTTGCCTGATGTTGTGTTGTCTGTGTCTGCTGTCGTTCGTGTCTGTTGCCAGTGCGGGCGATGGTCTGCAGGTCGGAGTGGCGGAGACCGATATCACGCCTCCCGTCGGTTTCCCGATGGCCGGTTATTATCATGAGCGACTGGCGGAAGGACAGATCGATCCGCTGCAGGCGAAAGCGATTGTATTTCGGGAAGGGGATACCGCCGGGGCACTGGTGGTCTGTGACCTGATCGGCATCGCTACGGATCTGTCGAAAGAGGTGCGTCGGCTGGCTGCGGAACAGACGGGGATCCCGGCTGAGAACATCGTGCTGGCGGCGACTCATTCGCACACGGCCCCCGATTATATGAAGGAGCTGTATCTCTACCTGGGAAAAGAGAAACAGCAGCCCCTGCGGGCTAAGTACATTCAAAAACTGATCAACGGTCCGGTGGAGGCGATTGTGGCTGCTAATAAAGCTGCGAAACCGGCTCAACTGGAAACGGGGGCTGCCATTCAAAAAACGCCGGTGGCCTTCAACAGACGATTTGTGATGAAGGACGGGAGTGTAAAGACCTGGCAGTCGTTGAAGAATCCGAATGTGATTCGGGCCGCTGGTCCGATTGATCCGCGGATTGAGCTGCTGGCAATCAAGGATGCGAAGGACGGTTCGTACGAAGGCGTGCTGAGTAACTTCGCATTGCACCTGGATACGGTGGGGGGGACCCGCTGGAGTGCCGACTATCCGTTTTTTATCCAACAGACACTCCGCGAGGCGCTCGGCAAAGATGTGATTTCGATTTTCGGTACCGGCTGCTGTGGGGACATCAATCATTCCAATCCGTCAGCGTCGGTACGGAACAAGGTGGACTTCATCGGGAATTCGCTGGGGGAATCGATCAAAGAGGAGCTGCCGAAACTGGAGCCGGTGAAAAGCACCGGTCTGACGGTGCAGACTCAGGTAGTGGATCTGCCTCTGCAGGATGCGTCGCAGCCGGAAGTGAAGCGCTCGATCGAGCTGCTGAAGGTAGCCCATGCCGGGGGCAAGGTCGATTTCTTCGAGCATGTGACCGCGTATAAAAAGATGATTCTGGATCAGATGCGGCACAAAAAGCCTTACGCCGAGACCAAACAGCATATTACCTGGGGCTTGAGCCGATCGCTGGCGGGTATTGGTGAAACGCTGCCCGTGGATGTGACCGTGATGACCATCGGCAATGAAGTGGCGATTGTCTGTCTGCCGGGCGAGGTGTTCGTGGAACTGGGGCTGGCGATCAAGCAGGCGTCCCCATTCAAGACGACGATCATTGTCGAGCTGTCGAACGCGGTGGAGACGATTTATATTCCCCACCGGGCCGCGTATGCCGGGGGGAGTTATGAAGTGACCAATTCCAATCTGCAGCCTGGCAGCGGTGAGATGCTGGTGGAAACCTCACTCCGGTTGTTACGACAGGCGGCCGCCAGTCGCGCGGACTGAGTTCCTTTCGCTGATTTCCTTTCAAAGTCGAGGCTTGAGCGATGAAACGTTTTTTCCTGCGTGTTCCCCTGTTGCTGCTGGTGATGTTGTCTGGTTCTCTGGTCGTCCAGGCGGAGGAGCAGCCGGTTTCGATTCTGGCGCAGCGCATCAAGGGGCACATTCATCCTTCGATCTGCCAGGCCAGTGATGGAACGCTGATTGTGGTGTTCAAGGGAGACAACGTACTGCTCTGTTCTCGTTCCACCGATGATGGGGCGACATGGTCGAAGCCGGAGCCGATCCCGGCGTCTGCGAAACGTCCCGACGTCATTCGGGAAGTGAAGAAGTTCGAAGTCTATCCCGGCACGACGGACACGCTACCCGATGGGCGGATTCTGGTGACCTGGAATTACATTGCCGACGATAAAGCCCGCGATGGTTATTACGAGCGGGCTCTGCTGTATGTGATCAGTTCCGATCAGGGGAAGACGTGGAGCGATCAGCGGCTGATCGGCCCGGTGGACGGGACGCATCTGGGGGCGGTGCGGCATAATGTGCTCCCCTGGAGTGAGGGACGGTGGTTGTTGCCGTTACGGACCGGACCGCCGCGATTGTATGATCACCAAACTGGCGCGCTCACAACGTTTCCCCTGGTGGGGCCGGATGGCGTGCAGCATGAGTTTCAGCAGATCGTGCGACTGAAGGACGGCGGTCTGCTGGCGATGGGGCCGGTGCTGCTGCATTCGAATGATGAGGGGAAGCATTGGAAGCAGATTACAGGCTTCCCCGCGGTTCCCGATCAGCGGGATAATGCGGAGGGGCGTTACCTGACGGTGTTGACTGACGGAAGAGTGCTGGTGACCTGGGGCCGGGGGCATCAGAACCGGGGTTTGAGTTATAACCTGTCACAGGATGACGGGCAGACCTGGGATGCGAGACGGACGGTGGTGCTGCTGCCGGAAACACCAGTGACGGCCCGTTATTACTCTGCGCGGACGATTCAGCTGGACGACCAGCATGTGGGAACGGTGTATATGAACCGGGATGGCGTGCATTTTCTGAAGGTGCCCCTTTCCCGTCTGCAGGGATCACAGGGGACCTGAGATCCGAACCGGTTACCGTTGTCTCTCTCATGCAAGGCCCTCTGTGCGGGCTGCTGTCACTCACGATTCTCTGGCACCTGTTCTCGAAAGGCATTGGTGTGATCAACATCCGGCGGGCGGAATTAACGGATCTAGAGGCGATGACCGAGATCTACAACGAGGCGATCTTAACGTCGACAGCCACTTTCGATCTGGCGCCACAGACGCGGGAGCAGCGGCTGAACTGGTTTGAGTCGCATGAAGAACGCTTTCCGATTCTGGTGGCGGAATGCGACGGCGAAGTGGCGGGCTGGGCCTGTCTGTCCCGCTGGCGTCCCCGCAAGGCCTATGAGCGGACCGCGGAAACGTCTTTCTATGTGAAGGGGACGCAGCGCGGCAAAGGGATCGGCCGGCAGCTGAAGCAGGCGATCATCGATGAAGCGCGACGGCTGAACTTTCACACGCTGATTGCAGGTGTAGCACAGGGGAACGAGGTCAGCCTGCATCTGAATCAGAGCTTCGGCTTTGAAGTGGTCGGCACGTTCCGCGAGGTCGGAAATAAATTCGACCAGTGGCTGGATGTGACCTATTTGCAGCTGATGCTTAATTGATCGCAAGCAGTGATAAACTGTGGCAAAATATGAGTTGATTGATCAACTTAAGAATCAGGTGAAAAGAATGTTTCCAATCGATGGGAACTCCCGTTGTCACAGACCAGGACGGCATTTTTCCGGCTCTATTCTCTCTTTCTTGATGTCTGTTTTTTTCTGCCAGTTTGTGATTCCACGGTTCATATAGTGGCCTGGAACTGGATGTTCAGTATGTTTTTGGGTACACTGATCGGGGTGTGGAAGCAAGAGAGCCAACTCGATCAGTGAGGACCCCGCAAATTTACAAGGGGGGGAAATCCGTAGTGATTGGCAGGTATCAGTCGCATTTCGAAGGAGAATCACGTGGACCAGAATCAATTTTGGGAGATCATCAATAGGGCATGCCGTTCCGATCCTGAATCTGCAGAGGAATGGGACAGTTTGCTGGTCGCAGAACTGGTCAAATTATCTCCTGAGGAGATTATCGAATGGAATCATATCTTTGACTCCCTGGAAGCACAGGCGAATCAAGTAGACTTATGGGCTGCTGCATATATCATCAACGGTGGAGCCTCTGAAGACGGTTTCTACTATTTCCGATGCTGGCTGATCGGCATGGGGAAAGAGATCTATTCCGCAGCGGTTGCAAATCCTGACAGCCTGGCAGATGTAGCGACGCCCGAATGGTTCTCCGAGGGCATTGATGCAGAAGCGGAAATCTATGGTGCAGCACATGACGCATGGATGCAGGTGACCGGACAGCCTGATACCGCAGATTATCCGGCTCGAAACGAAAGCACCGAAACGATCGGGGAAGAATGGGATTTTGAAGACATCGATTTAATACGACAGCATTTACCACGCCTCGCCGCACTTTACGAAGACGAAATTTGATCGTACGTCAGTGCCGGAGAGAGCGGTCTTCTCAACCAGATTCGAACAGAAACGGTCCGTTTCAGGTTATTAATCTCGAGGTCATGGGATATCAAAAGAGTCGATTGCTCCCCTGTCATTACAAGAGTGATGCTGTTTTTTCATTTTGCGTTGATTTGCTGGTACCAGTCGAGGAAAAGGTCGGGCCATTTCGCGGGTGGGAATCCGTGTTTGACCCGCTGGGGGATCAGATTGCCGACGCCGTGGGCGCCGACGTCGAAGACCGCCATTTTGACAGGGACGTTCAACTTCTGGAGGTCGGCTGCAATTTGGCGGGGCAGTTCAATCGGGGCACCTCCCTTGATGCCGTCATTGGTGGCATGGACGAGGAAGACCGGCGGTGCATTCTTTGAAAATTCAAAGGGGGACACCTTCTGTCGCCAGTGCAAGGTGGCCAGGCCGATGGCGAAGTCGGGACGACTGCTTTCCCGGTCGATGGGATCGGTGGCGTCGGGAGTACCGGCGTCGAAATTCGCTGCCAGATTCATGGCCAGGTCGCCCCCCGCCGAATAACCGGCAATACCGATCTGCCGCGGGTTGATTTTCCACTCTTTAGCGCGATGTCGCACCAGGCGGACGGCCCGCTTGGCATCAAACAGCGTGAGAGCCCGGATATCGGGATTGGTCGCTTTGAACGGCAGGCGAGTGCGGTGTTTCAGACCGATGATGGCGACGCCCTTCGGGATGAAGACTTCGGCTGCGTAGATGAAGTGTGTTTTCCACTCGACCGAGCCGTAATCTCTGCCCGCACAGACGATGATGGCCATGCCGGTGTTCTTATCTGGGGCGGGGAGAAAAACGCTGATTTCCGGGCGTGTCACATTGATGATCCGGCCAAGTGGATCGAAGGTTTCGGCGGGGGCATCCTGTTGAAACAGAGGAGGTTCGCCCTGCCAGAGGGGCACCACCAGATCTGGTTTGAGCAGGTGGGGAGCGGGCTCGGCCTGCGCGGTCTGCAAAGCCAGACTCATGAAGCAGAGCAGAGTCGGGGTGAGCAGAGGGAGTCTGGTGGTGCGCATGGTGGAAGGTCCTTAGCGATTGATCATTTTCATGGCCGCTTCGGGGTAGCGTTCTCCCAGAACGTCGATTTCTGAGAGGGCACTGTCGATCTCGGCGAGATCGGCTGCCGTGAGTTCGATATCCGCGGCGGCGATGTTTTCTTCGAGACGATGCAGTTTGGTTGTGCCCGGGATGGGGACGATCCACGGTTTCTGAGCCAGGATCCATGCCAGGGCGATTTGAGCCGGGGTGGCGTTTTTCTGTGCCGCGATCCGGCCGAGCAGGTCGACGAGGGCCAGGTTGGCTTTACGGTTTTCTTCGGCGAAGCGGGGGACCTTGTTGCGGAAGTCGGTGCTGTCGAAGGTGGTTGAGGCGTCAATCTTGC contains:
- a CDS encoding GNAT family N-acetyltransferase, giving the protein MQGPLCGLLSLTILWHLFSKGIGVINIRRAELTDLEAMTEIYNEAILTSTATFDLAPQTREQRLNWFESHEERFPILVAECDGEVAGWACLSRWRPRKAYERTAETSFYVKGTQRGKGIGRQLKQAIIDEARRLNFHTLIAGVAQGNEVSLHLNQSFGFEVVGTFREVGNKFDQWLDVTYLQLMLN
- a CDS encoding sialidase family protein, with the protein product MKRFFLRVPLLLLVMLSGSLVVQAEEQPVSILAQRIKGHIHPSICQASDGTLIVVFKGDNVLLCSRSTDDGATWSKPEPIPASAKRPDVIREVKKFEVYPGTTDTLPDGRILVTWNYIADDKARDGYYERALLYVISSDQGKTWSDQRLIGPVDGTHLGAVRHNVLPWSEGRWLLPLRTGPPRLYDHQTGALTTFPLVGPDGVQHEFQQIVRLKDGGLLAMGPVLLHSNDEGKHWKQITGFPAVPDQRDNAEGRYLTVLTDGRVLVTWGRGHQNRGLSYNLSQDDGQTWDARRTVVLLPETPVTARYYSARTIQLDDQHVGTVYMNRDGVHFLKVPLSRLQGSQGT
- a CDS encoding DUF4240 domain-containing protein — protein: MDQNQFWEIINRACRSDPESAEEWDSLLVAELVKLSPEEIIEWNHIFDSLEAQANQVDLWAAAYIINGGASEDGFYYFRCWLIGMGKEIYSAAVANPDSLADVATPEWFSEGIDAEAEIYGAAHDAWMQVTGQPDTADYPARNESTETIGEEWDFEDIDLIRQHLPRLAALYEDEI
- a CDS encoding neutral/alkaline non-lysosomal ceramidase N-terminal domain-containing protein: MSFLNRCLMLCCLCLLSFVSVASAGDGLQVGVAETDITPPVGFPMAGYYHERLAEGQIDPLQAKAIVFREGDTAGALVVCDLIGIATDLSKEVRRLAAEQTGIPAENIVLAATHSHTAPDYMKELYLYLGKEKQQPLRAKYIQKLINGPVEAIVAANKAAKPAQLETGAAIQKTPVAFNRRFVMKDGSVKTWQSLKNPNVIRAAGPIDPRIELLAIKDAKDGSYEGVLSNFALHLDTVGGTRWSADYPFFIQQTLREALGKDVISIFGTGCCGDINHSNPSASVRNKVDFIGNSLGESIKEELPKLEPVKSTGLTVQTQVVDLPLQDASQPEVKRSIELLKVAHAGGKVDFFEHVTAYKKMILDQMRHKKPYAETKQHITWGLSRSLAGIGETLPVDVTVMTIGNEVAIVCLPGEVFVELGLAIKQASPFKTTIIVELSNAVETIYIPHRAAYAGGSYEVTNSNLQPGSGEMLVETSLRLLRQAAASRAD
- a CDS encoding alpha/beta hydrolase translates to MRTTRLPLLTPTLLCFMSLALQTAQAEPAPHLLKPDLVVPLWQGEPPLFQQDAPAETFDPLGRIINVTRPEISVFLPAPDKNTGMAIIVCAGRDYGSVEWKTHFIYAAEVFIPKGVAIIGLKHRTRLPFKATNPDIRALTLFDAKRAVRLVRHRAKEWKINPRQIGIAGYSAGGDLAMNLAANFDAGTPDATDPIDRESSRPDFAIGLATLHWRQKVSPFEFSKNAPPVFLVHATNDGIKGGAPIELPRQIAADLQKLNVPVKMAVFDVGAHGVGNLIPQRVKHGFPPAKWPDLFLDWYQQINAK